GTGAAGGTCCTCAAGACCGCCGCCGCCGAGCTGCGGATCGACGACGACGGATCGGAGATGAAGCTGGAGCAGACCGACGGCGCCGTGGTAACGCTGACCACCGACTTGGTGGCCGAGGGCGGACAGGCGACGCTGAAGCTCGAGGGGAGCCAGGCCTCGCTGGAGGCTAGCCCTGCGAAGGTGGAGCTGAGCGGCGGCGCCGTTAGCCTGAACAATGGCGCCCTGGAGGCTCGGTGATGTCGGGCTTCATGATCGACTCCGGCGCCACGCTGATCTGCCCCCACGGAGGCAGCGTCAACATCGTCGCCAGCAACGCGAACGTGACCGCGGGCGCCCCGGTGGCCGTGCAGACGGACGCGATGATCATCTCGGGCTGCACGTTTGCGCCCGGCGGTGCGGCGAGCCCGTGCGTCCAGGTCCAGTGGGTCGTAGCTGACACCCGCGTGACCGTGGGCGGCGTTCCGACGCTGTCGCAGGGCAGCACGGGGCTGTGCCTCGCCACCACTGGCGCCCCGCAGGGCACGGTCATCGTCGCCTCCACCCAGACCCGCGCGCAGTCGGTGTAGCCATGCCCGACCCCATCCACTCGTTCCGATTCCCGCCCGGCATCGACCGCGGACGCGGCATGTTCGCGGAGGAGCCGAGCCACGCCGAGCACGTCGAGCAGATGATGCTCCAGGTGCTGTTCACGGCGCCCGGCGAGCGGGTCAACCGACCGGACTTCGGGTGCGGCCTGGCGCAGACGGTGTTCGCGCCCAACTCCGAGGCAGCCGTCGGGCTGCTGAACGTCTCGATCCAGTCCGCGCTGGACAAGTGGATGGGCACGGTCATCCGCGTCGACGACGTGGTCACGCGTGCCAACGACGCCACCCTCGAGGTGCGGGTCAGCTACTTGCTGCGGGCGCGGCAGGAGCGGCGCATCCTCAACCTGGAGGTGACGCCCTGATGGCCGAGGACCGCCTCCCGCTGCTGCAGGCCAACGGGTCCCTCGTCGGCATCGACTTCATCCGAGTGGAGCCGTCGACCCAGCAGACCCTGTGGGTGTTCTTCCTGGGGGCAGACACGGCGGTCACGTCGGCGTTCACGGCGTCGAAGTTCACGGCGGAAACCGACGTTACCATCGAGAGCACGTCGCCCGACAGCAGCGTGCCGACGGTCGAGGTCACCGGGCTGTCATGGGAGCCGCTCGCGACCTTCGGCCGGCCCGCGCTGCGCGTCGAGACGGTGTCGCCGGGGGACTTCTCGATCTACACGCTGTCCCTGCCCGACAATCCGGCGCTGGTCGACCCTTATTTCGGCTCGGTGGAGTTCACGTTCAAGGCGGGCTGCGAGAGCCGCCTGGACTGCAAGGAGCCCGAGGCAATCTGCGCCGAGGACGAGCCGGTCGACGTTCCGATCGACTACTCGGCGCGCGACTGGCGGAGCTACCGGCAGGCGCTGCTAGAGCTGGTCAGCCTGCGGCACCCCCATTGGAAGGACCGGCTGGAGGCTGACCTGGGCATGACGATGCTCGAGTCGATGGCCGCCCTGGCCGACGAGATGACCTACACCCAGGATCGCCACGCCCGCGAAGCGCACCTGGAGACGGCGTCCCAGCGGCGCTCGGTGCGCCGGCACGCGCGCTTCGTCGACTTCGAGATGCACGACGGGTTGGCTGCGTCGGGGTGGCTGCTCGTCGAGGTCACCGGCGGCGCCGGGACCGTGAGCATCCCCGCCGGCGCGACGGCACAGGCGACGCGCGACGACGGCAAGCCCATCGTCTTCGAGGTCGGCACCAGTATCGAGGACATGATCACGCGTCGCGCGGCGTCCGACCCGTACATCGTCGACGCAGCACTGAACGGGCTGGCGCCCTACATCTGGGACGAGGACGACACCTGCCTGAAGGCCGGAAGCAAGAGCCTGGACCTGGAAGGGTGGGTCAAGGCGGACTTCGACGCGCTGCCAGCCTACCCGCGACGCCTCCTGCTGCGTGCGGTCCCGGCCGACGCGGCGCTGCCGGTTCGCGTGAACTGGGTGGTGCTCGACGATCCCGATCAGGTGGTTGAGGCGACGGACGCGTTGACCGGGACCAACTACACGCGCCTGAGCTGGTCCGACGCCTGGGTCACCGCGAGCGACATGGACCTGGACGTGCTGCTCGTGCACGGAAACGTGGTGCCCATCGTAGCCGGGAAGACGAGACCGGACTGGCGCGCGGCCCCGGAGCCCTTCACGATCCGGCCCGAGGCCGACGCGTGGAGCGGCGAGGTGCCGCACGCCGTCGAGCGCACCGGGCCGGGTGGCGGCGCGGTGTTCCTGCGCGGCCTGGGTGTCCCGGAGGAGGAACCTGGCTCGGACGAGATTCCGCTGAGCTGGGTGCCCGAGGACGACACGGCGATCGGAAAGGTGGCCGACACCGAGACCCTGGCCCTGAGTCAGAAGCCCGAGGTCTGGCTGCAGGAGGTCGACCCCACCGGCGGCAGCGGCGACACCTGGGACTGGCAGCGGAGCCTGTTGGGGTCGCCAAGCGCCGTTTCGTCAGACAAGGCCTTCACGCTGGACGACGGACTGTGGAAGGAGGTCGTGCGCTACTGGCGCGACGATCCCGATCCCATCCGCCACTACGACTACCGCACCGGTGACGGGTACTCCATTCGCTTCGGCGATGGTGAGTTCGGCATGTCCCCGGCGCGCGGCACAAAGTTCGCCCTGCGCTACCGGCTCGGTGGCGGGGCGCTTGGCAACGTGCCGGCGGGCCGCGAGTTCGAGCTCGTCGACCCCGCCACCAGCAACGCACTCCCGGGGGTCGAGGCGGCGACGAACCCCACCGCGCTGACCAACGGGCTGGAGGCCGAGGCGCTCGAAGACGTCCGGCGCCTGGCGCCCGAGGCGTGGCGGGCCGTGACCTACCGGGCGGTCACCGAGGAGGACTACGAGGAGGCGCTGGAGCGCCTCGACTCGGTGGATCGGGCCGGGGCCGAGGTGCGCTGGACCGGCAGCTGGCACACTGTCTTCGCGACGCCCGACCCGATCGGGCGCGTGACGCTGGACGAGGCGACGCGCGACGTCGTGAGCGCGCAGCTCGAGCGCTTCCGCCTGGCCGGGCACGAGGCCCACGTGCAGGACCCGGTCTTCGCGTGGCTGGACCTGAAGCTCACCATCTGCGTCGCGTCGAGCCGCTACCGCGGGCAGGTCGAGGCGGAGATCCGCGACGCGTTGGTGGGCGCCGACGGCGCTTCCGGGTTCTTCGCGCCGGACCGGTGGGCCTTCGGTGACACGTTGCATCGCTCGGCGCTCGAGGCGGCCATCCACGCCGTGCCCGGGGTGGAGGCGGTTCGCGCCGTCGAGGTCCGGCGCCGCGGCTTCCTCGACTGGCAGGCGCTGGACCCGCAGGGCCTTGAGGTCGAGAGCAACGCGGTCGTCGGCGTGAGCAACGACCCGCTGCACCCGGAGCGGGGCAGCCTGCAGCTCGTGATGGAGGGGGGCGCATGAGCTGCCTGTGTGACCAACGCCCGGCCTGGCCCAAGTCGGACATTGAGCCCGGCCTGGACACCATCGCGCGCCAACTGGTGGGCTTTCCGGAGCTGCGCGCGCTGCTCCTGTCGGCCATCACCGACGCCGAGCACGCCATCCCCTTCGCCCGCTGGACCGCGCGCGAGGGGACAGACCTGGGGCTGATGCTGCTCGAGATGTGGGCGTATCTCGGCGACATCCTGTCGTTCTACGACGAGGTCCACGCCCACGAGGCGTACCTGCGGACCGCACGGCGGCGCCACAGCCTCCGCAAGCTGGTGGAGCTGCTGGGCTACGTCCCGACGCCAGCGGTGGGCGCCACGGTCGAGCTGGCGCTGAAGGCCGACGGGCGTCGCGCGGTGACCCTGCCCCTGGGCACGGCGTTCCGGTCGGGAGCCGTGGACGGCGGGCCGCCGCAGGTCTTCGAGCTGAACGCCGAGACGATCATCCACCCGGCCCGCAACCGGTGGGACATCGCGGCGCCCCAGCCAACGAGCCTTGCCGACGCGGGCGTGCTGGACAGCGGTAGCGCCGTGTTCCTGCTGGCGCGGCGCACCGCCGGCGCCGTCGCCGAGGGGGACCTGGTCCTGGTCCAGGCCAACGGCAGCATGTACACGTCGATCGCGCGCCGCGTCGAGGCCGTCGAGGACGTCCAGGATGACAACGGGAAGCCTTACCGCCAGGTCTCGCTGGACGGCGACCTCGGCGGCATCAGCGAGGCGACGGCGCTGGCAGACATCCGCCTGTATCGGCCCACCCAGACGACGGGGCTGTGGACGCTGACGACGGTGACGGTCGTGCAAGCCGACCAGCTCACGCTCGAGGGCGTCGCGCGCTCGATCCGGCCCGAGGACCACATCCTGGTGACCTACGGCACCCAGATCGCCTGGTTCGAGGTCGACTACATCGAGGAGAAGCCGTTCGACGTGACGGTCAGCACCGACATCAACGTCGGGAAGGCCAAGTTGCCGACGACCGTGATCGACCTGGACGCCTACCTGAGCAACGCCAGTCGCAACACGGCCACCACGTCGTCGATCACCAACGCAAACAAGAAGTACATCGCCGTCCACCACGGCATGGCGCTGGTCGGCACGCCGACGGCGATGCCGAAGACCGAGCTCGGGCCGACGGACGCGCTGGCGCTGGACGGCCCGATGAGGGAGCCCTTCGAGGACTCCGGCGGCGCCCGCTTCTTCGTCACCGACCTGAACGAGCAGGCCGTCGCGTTCAACGGCAGCGTGGACTTCGAGACTGCGCTGCTTACGCCAGAGGCCGATGTGGAGACCCGCCCGACCATGACCCTGCCAGTGGAGGCGTGGGGGAACGTGGCGAAGGCGAGCCGCGGCGAGACGGTCTCCCGGGAGGTCCTGGGCAGCGGCGACGCGACCGTCGGCAACCAGAGCTTCACGCTGAAGAAGAAGCCGCTGACGTACCTGACCAGCGCCACCACCGCCTCAGGGCTGGCCAGCACGCTGCAGGTGTGGATCGACGGCGTGCGCTGGGAGCAGGTGACGAGCTTCTACGGCCAGTCCGCGACGGCCCGGGTTTACGTCGTGCGCTGCGACGAAGACGGCGCGGCCACCGTGACCTTCGGCGACGGCCTGCGCGGCGCACGCTTGACGACGGGCTCGGGCAACGTGGTGGCCAGCTTCCGGTTCGGTGCCGGCGCGGCCGCGCCCGAGGCGGGGTCCATCAAGCAGATCGCCAAGCCGATGGCCGGGCTCGCGGGGGTGAGCCAGCCCATCGCGGCGGCGGGCGGCGAGGAGGCCGAGGACGCCGACGGGATTCGGACCTGTGCGCCGCAGCAGGCGATGTTTCTCGGCCGCGCGGTGTCGCTCCTGGACTACCAAGCCGTCGTGTCGGCCTACCCGGGTGTCACTGCGGCGAAGGTCGCCTGGGCCTGGGCCACCCGCGGCCAGCGGACGGTGGTGAGGGTCTGGTACATCGGCGCCGACTCGCTGCAGGCCGACATCCTGGCGCGGCTCAAGGGGGTGTCGGACCCGAACACGCCCTTCGAGGTCGGCATCGCCGAGGCCGTTCCCATCGACCTGGCCTTGACCGTCGACATCGATCCCGACCACGTCGCCGAGGACGTGGAGGCAGCGGTGACGGCGGCGCTGGCCGACACGAGCACCGGGTTGCTGTGCCACGAGCGCATCGGCATCGGCACGCGGCTCCGGTTCAGTAGGATCCGGGCAATGGTGCAGGGCGTCTCCGGGGTGCTGTCGGTCCGCCTCCGCTGGAAGGAGCTGGGCTCGGAGGGCGTGGCCACGGGCCAGTCTGTGGCCCCGGGGCAGGGGCGCTACTTCGACCTGGAGGGCGGCGCGTTCTCCATCAACGGGATGGCTTATGGCATCGCGTGACCCCAGTCTGGCCGCGGACGGCTACGAGCAGTGGCTCACCGAGAAGCTGTGGGAGCTGGTGCCGTCGTGGACCCGCGCGCAGGACGAGTTGGCCGGGCCGCCCGGCACGCTGCGGCAGCTGGTGGAGATCATCGGCGAGAACGCCGCCGAGCTGCGGCGGAGCCACGACCGGCTGTGGGACGACGCATTCATCGAGCTGGCTGACCCGTGGGCGGTGCCCTATCTGGGCGACCTCGTGGGCACCCGCCTGGTGCAGGCGCTCCTTGCGCGAGCCCAGCGCATCGATGTCGCCAAGACGATCTACTATCGACGGCGCGCCGGCACCCTGCGCGTGCTCGAGGAGCTCATCGCCGACATCACTGGTTGGGAGGGGGTGGTCC
This portion of the bacterium genome encodes:
- a CDS encoding GPW/gp25 family protein, producing MPDPIHSFRFPPGIDRGRGMFAEEPSHAEHVEQMMLQVLFTAPGERVNRPDFGCGLAQTVFAPNSEAAVGLLNVSIQSALDKWMGTVIRVDDVVTRANDATLEVRVSYLLRARQERRILNLEVTP